Sequence from the Paludisphaera rhizosphaerae genome:
TCGCGCTGGGAGTCGCGGCCCGTCGAGGAGGTCATGAGCGCCAGCGGATCGGCCTCGTTCTACCGGGCCGACGTCCTCCGGCGAGTGGGTGGGTTCGACGCCTCTCTGGTTTCGTACTACGAGGATGTGGATCTCGGCTTCAAGCTTCGCTGGGCGGGGTATCGCGTGGTCTTTACGCCTCGCTGCCGCATTCTGCACGACATCTCCGCCACGGCTGACCACCGCAATCCGAATCTCCAGCGCTTGATGGCTCGCAACGCCGAGCTGGTCTTCTGGTCGAACCTCCCGGCTCGCCGATTGGCCGGGGCTCTCCTGCCTCACCTCGCCCTGTTGACGGCTCAGGCCGCCTGGCGACTGGCCCGGCTGCGGTTCATCCCGTTCTTCCTGGGCAAGGTCGACGCCGTGCGCGAGGTCGGCTCGCTCCGAGCCCGTCGCCGCGCTCGCGCCGACCTGCGGCGGCGAGCGGTTCGCCCTCCTCACTTCCCGATGGGAGTGGGCTCGATCGAGAATGTCGTCAACCATCTGCGACGGCCGCGGGAGGCCTCGGCGGCTGGCGAGTTCAGTCGGCGAGAATCTCGGCAAGGTCGAGGATGAAGTCGGGTAGGACGTCCTCTCCCGAGATCTTTTCGGGAGATGCGAGGATCTCGGCTTCGCGATCAGGTCGGTAGATTTCGACGGTCCGCGTCTCAGGATCGATCAGCCAGCCGAGCCGCACCCCCTGCGCGATGTATTCAGACATCTTGGCGCGGACGTCGTTGATCCCATCGCTCGGCGAGCGGACCTCGGCGACGAAGTCGGGGACGATGTGGGTAAACCTGCGGCGCTCGGCTCGGTCGACGGCGGCCCATCGATCGGATCGAATCCACGAGGCGTCCGGTGATCGAATCGAGCCGTCGGGCAAGGTGTAGCCGCTGGAGGAATCGAAGACCTTTCCCAACCGCTTGGCTTTGTTCCAGATGCCAAGCTGAATCGTCAACTCCGCGTTACGACCGCTGCCGTCGGGCGACGCCGGCGCCATCACGATCAAGCCTCCATCGGCTGTTAGTTCCAGCCTTGCGTCCTTGTTCGCGGCGCAGAGGTTGACGAAATCATCGGCGTCGACCGCCAGGTGCACATCCATGGGAACCCTCAGGACTCGTCGATCTTCCTGGGTCGTTGCACTCGTCTGTCCGATTGAGGCTGTCGCCATCCCCGAGGTCCTTCCACCTCGACGCCAAGAGGCTTTGACGCTCCCGCATCTACTATCTGGTCAATATCCACGGGAGGCGTCAAGCCGTTGATCCACCTCTGGAGGGCTCACGCGCCAGGATGACCGGCCATCAGCGGCGGGTGGTTCTTGGTCATCTCGTCGAGGATGGTCGGGTGTTGGTGGTCGCCTCGGAAAGTGCCGTGACATTCGACGACCAGGCGGTTGTACGCCTCGTGCCGCTCTTTCAGCAGATCGTGCAACTCGGCGAGCCGATAGTGCGGTACGGTGGGGAAGAGGTGGTGGGGGATATGCATGTCCTGGCCGTAGATGAACACGGCCCACCTCGTAAACGGATCGACGAAGAAGACCCGTGAGTTCGTCAGCCGTCCGGAATCGGCGTTCGAGTGCTGGTAAACGTCGCGCAGGAGCATGAAGAACGGGAACGACGAGGCGAGCGGCACAAGCCAGAGCAGGAAAACGTAGACCGGGGAGCGGCCGTCGCTCGCCCAGCGGAGCGAGGCAAGCGTCGCCAGGACGATCGTGAAGAACCAAAGCCGCGCGGAGCCCGCGAACCGCGTGGAATAGGCCTGGCGGAACGGCGATTGGAAGACGAACCGATCGGGAAGCGTGTAGGCGACGACCGTCCCAAGGGTGCCGGCGATCAAGGCCGATGGGAAGATCCAGGTGGGGTGATCCGTCCGCGTGAGGTACAGGAAGACGGCGTTGATCCCCAGGATATAAGCCAGCCCCAGACAGGTGGACAGTCTCGGCAGGTAGATGTCGAACCCTTTCCCTCGCGCCGTGCCGTTGTAGATGCTGCGGCCTTTGCCGAACGTGTTCACGGTCACATACGCCAGTTGGTACTCGAGGAACCGGATTGGCGCGACGAACATGCAGAAATAGACCAGCGCGATGAACTGCTTCCGCGTCATCGGGAACTCGAACGCCCGCTTCCCGCGGCCCAGATTGAGCAGGTCGGGATCTTTCTCTGGGTCGTTCGTATGCTGGTGGTGGGCCATGTGGAAGACGCGGTAGAAGTGCACCGACGTCAGGATCGGGAACATGCAGAAGAGGTCTGGGATCAGGTCGTTGAGGAATCGGTTCTTCACGAACGTATAGTGCGACGACTCATGCCCGAGCCCCGCCAGCCGGTGCTGCAATGCGCCGATCAGCACGATCGCCGCCGCAAAGACCGGCAAGTTCCACCACCAGGACAGGCCCCAGCCCGCTCGAGATTCGGCGAACACCACCGCTGTCGCGATGATCACCGCCAGGCAGACGTACTCACGAGCCAGGTAGAGCAGGTTCGTGACGTGGTCAGGACTCCGCAACTGCATGATCCGTCGTTGTAGGACAGCATCGTCGAACGACGGCCGCGCAGACTCTGAGACGCTCATTCTCGCCAACC
This genomic interval carries:
- a CDS encoding glycosyltransferase family 2 protein — translated: MEHLADPEAAPGLNPTCSIVIPTYHGRRLLEPCLAAIFRNLPGDPALTCEVVVSDNGPDDCTSEWLSRAYPQVRVVRLAPGQGFCRAANAGIEAAHGRFIQVLNDDTEPSPGWIEAGLEPFGDPSVAAVTPLVLVRSTPDRVDSAGDDYSLAGWPSKRGHGQPVSRWESRPVEEVMSASGSASFYRADVLRRVGGFDASLVSYYEDVDLGFKLRWAGYRVVFTPRCRILHDISATADHRNPNLQRLMARNAELVFWSNLPARRLAGALLPHLALLTAQAAWRLARLRFIPFFLGKVDAVREVGSLRARRRARADLRRRAVRPPHFPMGVGSIENVVNHLRRPREASAAGEFSRRESRQGRG
- a CDS encoding Uma2 family endonuclease; the protein is MDVHLAVDADDFVNLCAANKDARLELTADGGLIVMAPASPDGSGRNAELTIQLGIWNKAKRLGKVFDSSSGYTLPDGSIRSPDASWIRSDRWAAVDRAERRRFTHIVPDFVAEVRSPSDGINDVRAKMSEYIAQGVRLGWLIDPETRTVEIYRPDREAEILASPEKISGEDVLPDFILDLAEILAD
- a CDS encoding fatty acid desaturase family protein, whose protein sequence is MSVSESARPSFDDAVLQRRIMQLRSPDHVTNLLYLAREYVCLAVIIATAVVFAESRAGWGLSWWWNLPVFAAAIVLIGALQHRLAGLGHESSHYTFVKNRFLNDLIPDLFCMFPILTSVHFYRVFHMAHHQHTNDPEKDPDLLNLGRGKRAFEFPMTRKQFIALVYFCMFVAPIRFLEYQLAYVTVNTFGKGRSIYNGTARGKGFDIYLPRLSTCLGLAYILGINAVFLYLTRTDHPTWIFPSALIAGTLGTVVAYTLPDRFVFQSPFRQAYSTRFAGSARLWFFTIVLATLASLRWASDGRSPVYVFLLWLVPLASSFPFFMLLRDVYQHSNADSGRLTNSRVFFVDPFTRWAVFIYGQDMHIPHHLFPTVPHYRLAELHDLLKERHEAYNRLVVECHGTFRGDHQHPTILDEMTKNHPPLMAGHPGA